Proteins from one Geobacter sp. genomic window:
- a CDS encoding FtsX-like permease family protein has product MRFLLRTLSLSYVRRHVTKTLLTLLGVVVGVATFSAIRSAQGTLVKGIRTTVDRVAGKAQLQITMEGGVPEEVQERVRELPGIRATAPVIEQIVVPEQGELGSLLVIGIDLLGDREMRDYGFDGDDADLDDPLLFLAQPDSALFTREFADKARLKTGRTITLRLPKGAKRVTARGLLSPKGFSEAFGGNLMVVDVYAAQELFGRGRRFDRLDVRITEGTTVAQATATLEKALGPAYRVETPDRRGEQMERIVANFVSGFNVSSGFALTIGTFLIFNAFNVAVNRRRRDIGTLRALGATPRQVQMLFLAEALLIGIVGGIIGCLAGTMLSQGFLRMMGQTTETVYGVTSSGAVHLPPGIALESMVLGILASLVGAWGPALTASRISPTEALAKGAFQARLPGKVAPRIAAGLVAFGCAILLALHPPFGGNLLILSVLLLGGTGLVLLVGPLSRAILQFFIPLAARFAPVSGRLSSDALLGSPRRTSGTVMAMALSLTFVLGFGGYMGSTKAAMVRWMDDALTCDLFVRASANFSRPDFLFPGELREELLKVPGVRTVESYRAVRPLFRGQQILVNSIEVGPTMDRTKFEFIQGDAESMRRGVTREGMCTVSENFSRRFNLGVGQEVELVTPSGIVRIPIAAVLRDYSSDKGTVLLDRTRFLSLWKDTRVDIFDVSINRGADVGQVRNAIRAQLAGKYPALVSTRKEFTAEINKAIDAFYALTRVTVFLALLVAFLGIVTSLLISVVERTREIGILKALGALRSQIARSIVLEALALAMTGLVLAIPAGNLFAAFMEGAIAEFFTGWQMPHHYPWEILAQLLVALPLISAVAAWIPARQAGRLKITEAIEYE; this is encoded by the coding sequence ATGAGGTTCCTGCTCCGTACCCTCTCGCTCTCCTACGTCAGGCGGCACGTGACCAAGACGCTCTTGACGCTGCTCGGCGTGGTGGTCGGCGTGGCCACCTTCAGCGCGATCCGGAGCGCCCAAGGGACCCTGGTCAAGGGGATCCGCACCACGGTGGACCGCGTGGCCGGCAAGGCACAGCTCCAGATCACCATGGAAGGCGGGGTGCCTGAAGAGGTGCAGGAGCGGGTCCGCGAGCTCCCCGGCATCCGGGCCACCGCCCCGGTCATTGAGCAGATCGTGGTGCCGGAGCAGGGGGAACTGGGGAGCCTGCTGGTGATCGGGATCGATCTCCTGGGAGACCGGGAGATGCGCGACTACGGCTTTGACGGGGATGACGCCGACCTGGACGACCCGCTCCTCTTCCTCGCCCAGCCCGACTCGGCCCTCTTTACCCGCGAGTTCGCGGATAAGGCCCGGCTGAAGACGGGCAGAACCATCACCCTGCGCCTGCCGAAAGGGGCGAAACGGGTAACGGCCAGGGGGCTCCTCTCTCCCAAGGGGTTCAGCGAGGCATTCGGCGGCAACCTGATGGTGGTGGACGTCTATGCTGCTCAGGAGTTGTTCGGCCGGGGGCGACGCTTCGACCGGCTGGATGTGCGGATCACCGAAGGGACCACGGTTGCCCAGGCGACCGCGACACTGGAGAAGGCGCTCGGGCCGGCCTACCGCGTCGAGACCCCGGACCGCCGCGGGGAGCAGATGGAGCGGATCGTCGCCAACTTCGTCTCCGGCTTCAACGTCTCCAGCGGCTTTGCCCTGACCATCGGGACCTTCCTGATCTTCAACGCCTTCAACGTGGCGGTGAACCGCCGGCGGCGCGACATCGGCACGCTCCGCGCCCTGGGCGCCACCCCCCGCCAGGTGCAGATGCTCTTCCTGGCCGAGGCCCTGCTGATCGGCATCGTGGGGGGGATTATCGGTTGCCTGGCCGGGACAATGCTCTCCCAGGGCTTTCTCCGGATGATGGGACAGACCACGGAGACGGTCTATGGCGTCACCAGCTCCGGTGCGGTCCACCTGCCGCCGGGGATTGCGCTGGAATCCATGGTGCTCGGCATCCTGGCGTCGCTCGTGGGGGCCTGGGGACCGGCACTGACCGCATCCCGAATCTCGCCCACCGAGGCGCTGGCCAAGGGGGCCTTCCAGGCCCGGCTCCCCGGCAAGGTGGCGCCACGGATAGCAGCCGGGCTGGTGGCATTCGGCTGCGCGATCCTGCTGGCCCTGCACCCCCCTTTCGGGGGCAACCTGCTGATCCTTTCCGTTCTCCTCCTCGGGGGCACGGGGCTCGTCCTCCTCGTCGGCCCCCTGTCGCGGGCGATTTTGCAGTTCTTCATCCCGCTTGCCGCCCGCTTCGCGCCCGTGTCGGGCCGGCTTTCATCGGATGCCCTCCTCGGTTCCCCCCGCCGGACCTCCGGGACGGTGATGGCAATGGCCCTCTCGCTCACCTTCGTACTCGGTTTCGGCGGATACATGGGCTCCACCAAGGCAGCAATGGTGCGCTGGATGGACGATGCGCTCACCTGCGACCTCTTTGTGCGGGCCTCGGCCAACTTTTCCCGCCCCGATTTCCTTTTCCCTGGGGAATTGCGTGAAGAGCTCCTGAAGGTGCCCGGCGTGCGGACTGTGGAGAGCTACCGCGCCGTCCGCCCCCTGTTCCGGGGCCAGCAGATCCTGGTCAACTCCATAGAGGTCGGTCCGACCATGGACCGGACCAAATTCGAGTTCATCCAGGGGGATGCGGAATCGATGCGCCGGGGTGTGACCAGAGAAGGGATGTGCACCGTTTCGGAGAACTTTTCCCGGCGCTTCAACCTGGGCGTGGGCCAGGAAGTGGAGCTGGTCACCCCGAGCGGGATCGTGCGGATACCGATTGCTGCCGTACTGCGCGACTACAGTTCCGACAAGGGGACGGTGCTCCTGGACCGCACCCGATTCCTGAGTCTCTGGAAGGATACCCGTGTGGACATATTCGACGTCTCGATCAACCGTGGCGCGGATGTCGGCCAGGTACGCAATGCCATCCGGGCGCAGCTCGCCGGGAAATATCCGGCCCTGGTCTCCACCCGCAAGGAATTCACCGCCGAGATCAACAAGGCCATCGACGCCTTTTACGCCCTGACCAGGGTCACGGTTTTCCTCGCCCTGCTGGTCGCCTTCCTCGGGATCGTCACCTCGCTGTTGATCTCGGTGGTGGAACGAACGCGGGAAATCGGGATACTGAAGGCACTGGGGGCCTTGCGTTCCCAGATCGCCAGGAGTATCGTGCTGGAGGCGCTGGCCCTGGCCATGACCGGCCTCGTGCTGGCGATCCCGGCCGGCAATCTCTTTGCGGCCTTCATGGAAGGGGCCATTGCGGAGTTCTTCACCGGCTGGCAGATGCCCCACCACTATCCCTGGGAGATCCTGGCCCAGCTCCTGGTCGCTCTCCCGCTGATCTCGGCGGTCGCCGCCTGGATTCCCGCACGCCAGGCAGGAAGGTTGAAGATCAC
- a CDS encoding ATP-binding cassette domain-containing protein — translation MLKLQDVFKTYDGKSRVTALAGITLSIAAGELVAIMGPSGSGKSTLLNLMGGLDVPSSGSIVVAGKDLATENEKGRSLFRRSKVSYIFQAYHLMPTLRVSQNVALPLHLAGVPASEINRKVAQVLGEVGLEVRANHLPDELSGGERQRVAIARALVTDAPLLLADEPTGNLDTARGEEILTLLRTIHRERGTTIVIVTHDHHAAGVCERLIRLRDGRVEGDSVQAGGGR, via the coding sequence ATGCTGAAGCTCCAGGATGTATTCAAGACCTACGACGGCAAATCCAGGGTGACGGCCCTGGCCGGGATAACCCTTTCCATCGCTGCCGGCGAGCTGGTGGCGATCATGGGGCCTTCCGGCTCCGGCAAATCGACACTCTTGAACCTGATGGGAGGTCTCGACGTTCCCAGTTCCGGTTCGATCGTCGTGGCGGGCAAAGACCTGGCCACGGAGAACGAAAAGGGGCGTTCCCTGTTCCGCCGCTCCAAGGTCTCCTACATCTTCCAGGCCTATCACCTGATGCCGACCCTGCGGGTGAGCCAGAACGTGGCCCTGCCGCTCCACCTGGCCGGGGTCCCGGCCAGCGAGATCAATCGCAAGGTCGCCCAGGTGCTCGGGGAGGTCGGACTTGAGGTGAGGGCAAACCACCTCCCGGACGAGCTCTCCGGCGGGGAGCGTCAGCGGGTCGCCATTGCCAGGGCGCTGGTCACCGACGCGCCGCTGCTCCTGGCCGACGAGCCGACCGGCAATCTCGACACGGCACGGGGCGAGGAGATCCTGACCCTGCTCCGTACCATCCACCGGGAGCGCGGCACCACCATCGTCATTGTCACCCACGACCACCACGCGGCTGGCGTCTGCGAACGGCTGATCAGACTCCGTGACGGGCGGGTGGAGGGTGACAGCGTCCAGGCCGGGGGTGGCAGATGA
- a CDS encoding AarF/ABC1/UbiB kinase family protein, whose amino-acid sequence MRTEKTTDMELLDLLPKDGTTDPAGERLAELLARIAMKKVPVNSFSRIWILGSLQARVTAGYFAYWLRSRFSDAGEKQRLKSEAHLAAALRMFGTMGYLRGAIMKLGQLLANLPEVVPEEFADVLAALHFEAPPMHYALVREVFLDEFGREPEELFASFDRQAFAAASLGQVHRARLHSGKEVAVKIQYPGIARTIKADLRNLRLLLQPICLTRDWQNTLDNLADLEQMLLMETDYEQEACFGKQARSLFTEADLIVAPKVYEDYSTKRVLTTEYLRGCHLNEFLARNPSQAERDRFTHLLTVATFRVFYRLRWLPADPHPGNFIFMDDGRLGMIDFGCTRVLSDADWLLSWESIEAGLNRDQPRLNRAIAKACLFDDPQEMSAHHLKTIREGFEWFMEPWLQEGIFDFGDRDFFRRGVDNFAEGVRKRYTRCVAMSLWSNRFTFGGRAFCYRLKGRCEFRKIFLQESSWDGPGKKLVAKEIS is encoded by the coding sequence ATGCGGACTGAAAAGACCACCGATATGGAGCTGCTCGACCTCCTGCCAAAGGATGGCACCACAGACCCGGCCGGAGAACGGCTGGCGGAACTGCTCGCCCGGATAGCAATGAAAAAGGTGCCGGTAAACTCCTTTTCACGTATCTGGATTCTGGGTTCTCTCCAGGCAAGGGTCACTGCCGGATATTTCGCCTATTGGCTGCGCAGCCGTTTCAGTGACGCCGGGGAGAAGCAGCGACTCAAGAGCGAAGCCCACCTGGCCGCGGCCCTGAGAATGTTCGGCACCATGGGCTATCTGCGCGGCGCAATAATGAAATTGGGCCAGCTGCTGGCCAACCTGCCGGAGGTGGTGCCGGAGGAGTTTGCCGACGTGCTTGCAGCCCTGCACTTCGAGGCGCCCCCCATGCACTATGCCCTGGTGCGCGAGGTTTTCCTGGACGAATTCGGCCGCGAACCCGAGGAGTTGTTCGCCAGTTTCGACCGCCAGGCCTTTGCCGCCGCCTCACTGGGGCAGGTGCACCGCGCCCGGCTGCACAGCGGCAAAGAGGTGGCGGTCAAGATCCAGTACCCCGGCATTGCCCGGACCATCAAGGCCGACCTGCGCAATCTCCGTCTCCTGCTTCAGCCGATCTGCCTGACCAGGGACTGGCAGAATACGCTCGACAATCTGGCGGACCTCGAACAGATGCTGCTTATGGAGACCGACTACGAACAGGAGGCTTGTTTCGGCAAGCAGGCAAGGTCGCTCTTCACGGAGGCGGACCTGATAGTGGCCCCAAAGGTCTACGAAGACTATTCCACCAAACGGGTGCTGACCACCGAGTACCTGCGGGGATGCCATCTCAATGAATTCCTGGCCCGCAATCCGAGCCAGGCCGAACGGGACCGTTTCACCCATCTGCTGACAGTGGCCACCTTCCGGGTCTTTTACCGGCTGCGCTGGCTGCCGGCCGACCCCCATCCCGGCAACTTCATCTTCATGGACGACGGGCGCCTGGGAATGATCGATTTCGGCTGTACCCGGGTCCTGAGCGATGCAGACTGGCTTTTGTCATGGGAATCCATAGAGGCGGGGCTGAACCGGGACCAACCGCGCCTGAACCGTGCCATTGCCAAGGCCTGCCTCTTCGACGATCCCCAAGAGATGAGCGCCCATCATCTGAAAACCATCCGGGAAGGGTTTGAGTGGTTCATGGAACCCTGGTTGCAGGAAGGCATATTCGATTTCGGGGACAGGGATTTTTTCCGCCGAGGCGTCGATAATTTCGCGGAAGGCGTGCGCAAAAGATATACCCGATGCGTGGCCATGTCCCTCTGGTCCAACCGTTTCACGTTCGGGGGAAGGGCCTTTTGCTACCGGTTGAAAGGACGCTGCGAGTTCCGAAAGATCTTTCTCCAGGAGTCAAGCTGGGATGGGCCGGGCAAAAAACTCGTCGCAAAGGAGATCTCATAA
- a CDS encoding TetR family transcriptional regulator, which translates to MRISEQTKQETRARILEKAAELFIGKGFEDSTTRDIALAAGLAAGTLFNYFPSKETLAMTMVAEALGRGQTDFQHRRSGNEDLAEEFFLFVASGLRRLRPLRPFLGPVLERSLSPFPRKNICPEGETARLEHLAAVQEIIGRHGFTEAPDYVAMTIYWSLYLGILAFWTNDESPNQEATQALIDYSIRTFVQVISGTGADTGGAHAD; encoded by the coding sequence ATGCGCATCAGCGAACAGACCAAACAGGAAACGCGGGCCCGCATACTGGAAAAGGCTGCAGAGCTTTTCATCGGCAAGGGGTTCGAGGACAGCACCACGCGGGACATAGCCCTGGCCGCGGGGCTGGCCGCCGGCACCCTGTTCAACTACTTCCCGAGCAAGGAAACCCTGGCGATGACCATGGTCGCCGAGGCGCTCGGCCGGGGGCAGACTGATTTCCAGCACCGCCGTAGCGGAAATGAGGATCTGGCCGAGGAGTTCTTTTTGTTTGTCGCCTCGGGCCTGCGGCGGCTCCGTCCTTTACGCCCCTTTCTCGGCCCGGTGCTGGAGCGGTCTTTAAGCCCTTTCCCCCGCAAAAACATCTGCCCGGAGGGTGAGACGGCCCGACTTGAACACCTGGCCGCCGTGCAGGAAATCATCGGGCGGCACGGTTTTACGGAAGCCCCCGATTATGTCGCCATGACCATCTACTGGTCCCTCTACCTGGGCATCCTCGCCTTCTGGACCAATGACGAATCACCCAACCAGGAAGCGACGCAGGCACTGATCGACTATTCAATCCGCACGTTTGTACAGGTGATTTCCGGCACCGGTGCGGATACGGGAGGAGCTCATGCGGACTGA
- a CDS encoding MFS transporter: MSETVKNRGWQVTFAGLGINLALGVLYAWSVFKGAIKSSIEKGGEGAFNWDLANINDPYAVCCLTFAFAMILAGKCQDKIGPARTALIGGLLVGAGFTTISLSSSYAAWVLGFGVLAGAGFGFGYSAATPPALKWFTSAKTGLIAGIVVAGFGIAPVYIAPLASWMLGKFGIQQSMLFLAGGFTVVVCGLSFLLVNPPAGYVPVDAVKKGEEGKPAAAKPTYNGTVSDMLKSGKFYVLWVTYFIGAGAGLMVIGSVAGMAKKSMGEMAFLAVAIMAIGNALGRVVAGILSDKIGRKATLSIMLAFQALMMFAAIPIVGSGSAVLLVLAATFIGFNYGSNLSLFPSFSKDFWGLKNYGINYGVLFTAWGVGGLVMGKVSGYLNTLPGGLNKSFILAGTLCAFGTVLTFFLRQKQAVDVKAPVVVGEPVAVMEEVS, from the coding sequence ATGTCAGAAACAGTAAAAAACAGAGGGTGGCAAGTAACTTTTGCTGGTCTGGGAATCAACCTGGCATTAGGTGTTCTCTACGCATGGAGTGTCTTCAAGGGTGCAATTAAGTCATCCATTGAAAAAGGCGGCGAGGGAGCATTTAATTGGGATCTGGCAAACATCAACGACCCGTATGCCGTCTGCTGTCTCACCTTTGCTTTTGCCATGATCCTGGCTGGCAAGTGCCAGGACAAGATTGGCCCGGCACGTACCGCGCTCATTGGCGGCCTGCTGGTCGGCGCAGGGTTCACGACGATTTCCCTTTCTTCTAGTTATGCAGCCTGGGTCCTCGGTTTCGGCGTCCTGGCCGGCGCCGGTTTCGGCTTCGGTTACTCCGCTGCTACGCCGCCGGCACTCAAGTGGTTCACATCGGCCAAGACCGGGCTTATTGCCGGCATCGTCGTTGCCGGTTTCGGTATTGCTCCTGTCTATATTGCCCCTCTTGCCAGTTGGATGCTGGGGAAATTCGGCATTCAGCAGTCGATGCTGTTCCTGGCAGGTGGTTTCACCGTGGTAGTCTGCGGCCTTTCATTCCTCCTGGTCAACCCGCCGGCCGGTTATGTCCCGGTTGATGCCGTCAAGAAAGGTGAAGAGGGCAAGCCGGCTGCAGCCAAGCCAACCTACAACGGTACCGTTTCCGACATGCTCAAGTCCGGCAAGTTCTATGTTCTCTGGGTGACCTACTTCATCGGCGCCGGCGCCGGCCTGATGGTCATCGGCAGCGTCGCGGGCATGGCGAAGAAGAGCATGGGCGAGATGGCATTCCTGGCAGTGGCGATCATGGCCATCGGTAACGCATTGGGCCGCGTCGTCGCCGGTATCCTTTCCGACAAGATTGGCCGCAAGGCAACTCTCTCCATCATGCTTGCCTTCCAGGCGCTGATGATGTTCGCCGCCATCCCCATCGTCGGGTCGGGTAGCGCCGTGCTGCTGGTACTCGCCGCTACCTTCATCGGCTTCAACTACGGCTCCAACCTGTCCCTGTTCCCTTCCTTCAGCAAGGACTTCTGGGGACTGAAGAACTACGGCATCAACTACGGCGTTCTCTTCACCGCATGGGGCGTGGGCGGACTGGTGATGGGCAAGGTCTCCGGATACCTCAATACCCTGCCTGGCGGTCTGAATAAGTCCTTCATCCTTGCAGGGACCTTGTGCGCTTTCGGTACGGTTCTTACCTTCTTCCTCCGTCAGAAGCAGGCTGTTGATGTGAAAGCTCCTGTTGTTGTTGGCGAACCGGTTGCGGTTATGGAGGAAGTTTCCTGA